One Thermococcus sp. LS1 genomic window carries:
- a CDS encoding helix-turn-helix transcriptional regulator yields the protein MAEVCKVYEEHLDKIIKAKKKLPDDETILEISDFFDALGNSTRLKILFALLEDELCTCDLSNITGLSVSAISHQLRILKDRKIVTYRKDGKNVFYRLDDEHIREILKVALKHMEE from the coding sequence ATGGCAGAAGTATGTAAGGTGTATGAAGAGCACTTGGACAAAATCATTAAAGCCAAGAAAAAGCTGCCTGATGATGAAACAATACTTGAGATTTCCGATTTCTTTGACGCTTTAGGCAACTCCACAAGGCTTAAGATACTTTTCGCACTGCTGGAGGATGAGCTCTGCACGTGCGATTTATCGAACATTACCGGCCTGTCAGTTTCAGCTATATCTCACCAGCTTAGAATCTTGAAGGATAGAAAAATCGTTACATACAGGAAGGACGGAAAGAACGTCTTCTATCGCCTGGATGACGAGCACATAAGGGAGATTTTGAAGGTTGCGCTTAAGCACATGGAGGAGTGA
- a CDS encoding DMT family transporter: protein MTHHYGYVGALLAALLFGISSTLNKIALRDVHPMIVAGSIYLTAGIVLMLLRFTPLKDKVLKRLEFKVKTQEHFSRRDLLLLAFIVLFGSFLAPLSFMFGLNKTTAVNASLLLNTETLFTVLIALLIFKEKVSRESIFGILLILIGAVVISTENFREVELSKGILGNILIILAGLSWAIDNNLSKLLSVKRDLLLVTSLKGLFGGSALLILASLIGIPLYIPLQSLPYILTVGAFSIGFSIVLFLFALREIGAMKTGAIFSTSSLIGAFFAFLILGESFTAIKAFFGILMFFGVYLLSLE, encoded by the coding sequence ATGACTCACCATTATGGCTATGTGGGCGCTCTCTTAGCAGCACTGCTCTTTGGAATAAGCTCAACGCTAAATAAAATCGCTCTTAGGGATGTTCACCCGATGATTGTAGCGGGAAGCATTTATCTAACGGCTGGAATAGTTCTAATGCTTCTCCGTTTCACACCACTCAAGGATAAAGTTCTCAAAAGGCTTGAATTTAAAGTTAAAACCCAAGAACACTTCTCAAGGCGAGACCTCCTGCTATTAGCTTTTATAGTGCTCTTTGGCTCTTTTTTGGCACCGCTATCCTTTATGTTTGGGCTTAATAAAACAACAGCGGTCAATGCATCCCTTCTACTCAATACTGAAACATTGTTCACAGTCTTAATCGCTCTCTTAATCTTTAAAGAGAAAGTCTCACGAGAAAGTATTTTTGGAATCCTCTTAATCCTGATTGGAGCCGTTGTAATCTCGACAGAAAACTTTAGAGAGGTAGAGCTGAGCAAAGGCATCCTTGGGAACATTTTAATAATCTTGGCAGGTCTTTCATGGGCGATAGACAATAATTTGAGCAAGCTGCTAAGCGTTAAGAGGGATTTGCTCTTGGTAACTTCACTAAAGGGGCTGTTTGGAGGGAGTGCGCTATTAATTTTGGCTTCTCTAATTGGAATTCCCCTCTACATTCCGCTTCAAAGCCTTCCGTATATACTAACGGTCGGTGCTTTCAGCATAGGCTTCTCCATCGTGCTGTTTCTATTTGCTCTAAGAGAAATTGGAGCCATGAAAACAGGAGCAATTTTTTCAACTTCCTCATTAATTGGCGCCTTTTTTGCTTTTTTAATCCTTGGAGAGAGCTTTACAGCAATTAAAGCATTTTTTGGCATTTTGATGTTCTTTGGGGTGTATTTGCTCTCTTTGGAGTGA
- a CDS encoding YHS domain-containing protein: MPIDSVCGMEVSEETEFKVEYGGKTYYFCSPHCKAQFEANPEKYVKEEEMKHEHGMHSHGHKHGRGHGCCCH; the protein is encoded by the coding sequence ATGCCCATAGACTCAGTCTGCGGAATGGAAGTTAGTGAAGAAACCGAGTTCAAAGTGGAGTACGGTGGAAAGACTTACTACTTCTGCTCTCCACACTGCAAAGCTCAATTTGAAGCAAATCCCGAAAAATACGTCAAGGAAGAGGAAATGAAGCACGAGCACGGCATGCATTCTCATGGTCATAAACATGGCAGAGGACACGGCTGTTGCTGCCATTAA
- a CDS encoding heavy-metal-associated domain-containing protein: MAKVVLKISNMSCGHCVMTIRRALEKIGAKAEVSLENKTAVVEYDESKLKIEDLINAVAKFGYDVEVA; this comes from the coding sequence ATGGCGAAAGTTGTTTTGAAGATCAGCAATATGAGCTGTGGGCACTGTGTGATGACCATCAGGAGGGCCCTGGAGAAGATTGGCGCCAAAGCAGAGGTTAGCCTCGAGAACAAGACCGCGGTCGTCGAGTACGATGAGTCAAAGCTCAAGATCGAGGACCTAATCAACGCCGTAGCGAAGTTCGGCTATGATGTGGAGGTGGCTTGA
- a CDS encoding DUF302 domain-containing protein: protein MEFYYVRRFDEDLDFVWERFKKKLEEEGFLLIGERIPVAITEGEDGIIADYHLLFICHSELVEELVKIDPNIGALLPCTGFGYRKEDGNYLGVALPSIAWKVAGKKVVEIMEPMEEKLKKIIDSL, encoded by the coding sequence ATGGAGTTCTACTACGTCAGGAGGTTTGATGAGGATCTAGATTTCGTGTGGGAGCGCTTTAAGAAGAAGCTCGAGGAGGAGGGGTTCCTTCTGATAGGCGAGAGGATTCCGGTTGCGATAACCGAAGGTGAAGACGGCATAATAGCGGACTACCACCTGCTATTCATCTGCCACAGCGAGCTGGTGGAGGAGCTCGTGAAGATTGACCCAAACATCGGTGCCCTCCTACCCTGTACTGGCTTTGGCTACCGGAAGGAGGACGGAAACTATCTTGGAGTCGCCCTGCCCAGCATCGCCTGGAAGGTAGCCGGGAAGAAAGTCGTGGAGATTATGGAGCCAATGGAGGAGAAGCTCAAGAAAATAATTGACTCCCTGTGA
- a CDS encoding CoA-binding protein: MDVRSFKRIALVGASPNPAKYGNIILRDLMRKGFEVLPVNPNYDEIEGLKCYRSVRELPKDVDVVVFVVPPNVGIQVAKEAVEAGFRRLWFQPGAESEEIREFLESQGVEYSFIKCIMVETG, translated from the coding sequence ATGGACGTGCGGAGTTTTAAGCGGATCGCCCTGGTGGGGGCAAGCCCGAATCCAGCCAAATACGGCAACATAATCCTGAGAGATTTAATGAGAAAGGGCTTTGAGGTTCTGCCCGTTAATCCCAACTACGACGAGATTGAAGGATTAAAGTGCTACAGAAGCGTTAGGGAGCTCCCGAAAGATGTGGATGTGGTAGTCTTTGTTGTCCCTCCTAATGTTGGCATTCAGGTGGCAAAGGAAGCCGTTGAAGCCGGTTTCAGAAGGCTGTGGTTCCAGCCCGGAGCTGAGAGCGAAGAGATTAGGGAGTTTTTGGAGAGCCAAGGCGTGGAGTACAGTTTTATAAAGTGCATAATGGTGGAGACGGGGTGA